The Streptococcus oralis Uo5 genome includes a window with the following:
- a CDS encoding lipoprotein — protein sequence MKKFLMTLSAILSISVLASCGLNKNRNNTEPSPAPSSVSKDDKTSVSTEAKAENTSESSTKESQSTAENKKETRQDLYKEVIERYNHFTDLLKQGNREDLYKESKQDKITSEEYGLVFSRMDYHNAPAWKYAIVDLNKDGQDELLIGDEKFVSAIYYLENQKPSLLHTAYIASAGGFRSGFDIYENGQVSYADWQSTRPEMNLALYSFDKNGVQKIKEATIQIGGNEKAEQVLDISSEKLNLSNIDWKELNPAN from the coding sequence ATGAAGAAATTTTTAATGACGCTTTCAGCTATTCTTTCGATTTCAGTTTTAGCATCTTGTGGTCTCAATAAAAATAGGAACAATACAGAACCTTCACCCGCACCATCATCTGTCTCCAAAGATGATAAGACTAGTGTATCAACAGAAGCAAAGGCTGAAAATACTAGTGAATCGTCAACCAAGGAATCGCAATCGACTGCTGAAAATAAGAAAGAAACTAGACAAGATTTATATAAAGAAGTTATTGAACGCTATAATCACTTTACAGACCTTTTAAAACAAGGTAATAGAGAAGATTTATACAAGGAAAGTAAACAAGATAAGATTACTTCAGAAGAATATGGCCTAGTTTTCTCTCGAATGGATTATCATAATGCACCCGCTTGGAAATACGCAATTGTTGATTTGAATAAGGATGGTCAAGACGAGTTGCTTATTGGCGATGAAAAATTTGTTTCAGCCATTTATTATTTGGAAAATCAAAAACCTAGCTTACTTCACACAGCATATATAGCTTCTGCAGGTGGTTTTCGCTCAGGATTTGATATTTATGAAAACGGTCAAGTCTCTTATGCAGACTGGCAGTCAACTCGTCCAGAAATGAATCTGGCTCTATATTCGTTTGATAAAAATGGAGTGCAGAAGATTAAAGAAGCAACTATTCAAATCGGTGGCAATGAAAAAGCAGAGCAAGTTTTAGATATCTCTTCTGAAAAGCTTAATTTATCAAATATTGACTGGAAAGAATTGAATCCGGCTAATTAG
- a CDS encoding ferric reductase-like transmembrane domain-containing protein — MKSLKGILFIGLSMLLTILAWLSSGASQFLIPGLALTTLSLTFILASRLPLLEAWFNGLEKMYLAHKFTAFLSILLLTLHNFSMGGLWGSHLAAQFGNIAIYIFISIVLVAYLGQYIQYEAWRWIHRLVYLAYIFGLFHVLMIMGNRLLSFSFLGLIFGIYAILGLLAGFYIIFLYQKVGFTYLGKIVGIKRLNHDTTEIEIELSHPFTYEYGQFAFLKIFQKGFETAPHPFSISGGQGRTLYFTIKNSGDHTKNIYDNLQVGSKVAVDRAYGHMTMEHGPKQQIWIAGGIGMTPFISYIREHPILDRNVRFYYSFRGEENAVYLDLLRDYARQNANFDLQLVDSNEKGYLTLDQEEIPDQTTVYMCGPLPMMKALAKQIKKKNPKAKLIYEGFKFK; from the coding sequence ATGAAATCATTAAAAGGTATTTTATTTATCGGACTTAGTATGCTTCTGACTATTCTAGCTTGGCTTAGTTCAGGCGCTAGTCAGTTTCTAATCCCTGGTTTAGCTCTCACTACCCTCTCACTTACTTTTATACTAGCTAGCCGTTTACCCCTGCTTGAGGCTTGGTTTAACGGACTTGAAAAGATGTATCTAGCTCATAAATTCACTGCTTTTCTATCCATTCTCCTACTAACCCTACACAACTTTAGCATGGGTGGTCTCTGGGGTTCGCATTTGGCCGCACAGTTTGGAAATATCGCTATCTATATCTTTATCAGCATTGTTCTGGTTGCCTATCTGGGACAGTACATCCAGTATGAAGCATGGAGATGGATTCATCGATTGGTTTATCTAGCCTATATCTTTGGCCTTTTTCATGTTTTGATGATCATGGGAAATCGTCTCCTCTCTTTTAGTTTCCTAGGTCTTATCTTTGGAATCTATGCTATTTTAGGCTTGCTTGCAGGATTTTATATTATTTTCCTTTATCAAAAGGTCGGTTTCACCTATCTTGGAAAAATCGTAGGAATCAAACGCCTCAACCACGACACGACTGAAATTGAAATAGAACTCAGTCATCCTTTCACTTACGAATATGGGCAATTTGCCTTTCTAAAAATTTTCCAAAAAGGTTTTGAGACTGCTCCACACCCTTTCTCCATCTCTGGAGGACAAGGACGAACTCTTTATTTTACGATAAAAAACTCTGGTGACCACACCAAAAATATCTATGATAATCTTCAAGTTGGTAGCAAGGTTGCAGTTGATCGCGCCTATGGGCATATGACTATGGAACATGGTCCAAAGCAGCAAATCTGGATTGCAGGTGGAATTGGAATGACACCTTTCATCTCTTATATCCGAGAACACCCTATCCTAGACAGGAACGTCCGCTTCTACTATAGTTTCCGTGGAGAGGAAAATGCTGTCTACCTAGATCTACTTCGAGACTACGCCCGTCAAAATGCTAACTTTGACCTGCAGCTGGTCGATAGCAATGAAAAAGGATACCTGACTTTGGATCAAGAAGAAATCCCTGACCAGACTACAGTCTATATGTGTGGACCTCTTCCTATGATGAAGGCCCTTGCCAAGCAAATCAAGAAAAAGAATCCCAAAGCAAAACTCATTTACGAAGGTTTCAAGTTTAAATAA
- a CDS encoding MBL fold metallo-hydrolase produces MKIHKTVNPVAYENTYYLEGDQHLIVVDPGSHWEAIRMTIEKINKPVCTILLTHTHYDHIMSLDLVRETFGNPPVYVAESEASWLFTPVDNLSGLPRHDDMADVICKPAEHIYVYHEEYQIKEFRFTALPTPGHSIGGVSLFFPDAHLVLTGDALFRETIGRTDLPTGNTEQLLHSIQTQLFTLPNYDVYPGHGPATTIAHEKTFNPFF; encoded by the coding sequence ATGAAAATCCATAAAACCGTGAATCCCGTTGCCTATGAAAACACTTATTATCTAGAAGGGGACCAACACCTGATTGTGGTTGACCCAGGTAGCCATTGGGAAGCTATTCGCATGACTATCGAAAAAATCAACAAACCAGTCTGCACGATTCTCCTGACCCACACCCACTACGACCATATTATGAGTCTGGACTTGGTTCGTGAAACTTTTGGAAATCCTCCCGTTTATGTAGCAGAAAGTGAAGCCAGCTGGCTCTTTACCCCTGTTGACAATCTCTCTGGCCTACCTCGTCATGATGATATGGCTGATGTCATCTGCAAACCAGCTGAACACATCTATGTCTATCATGAGGAATACCAGATCAAAGAGTTTCGTTTTACGGCATTGCCAACACCTGGCCATTCTATCGGAGGTGTTTCTCTGTTTTTTCCTGATGCCCATCTAGTCTTGACGGGAGATGCCCTATTCCGCGAAACCATCGGACGGACCGATCTTCCTACAGGTAACACGGAACAACTTCTCCATAGCATTCAGACGCAACTCTTCACTCTTCCTAACTACGATGTCTATCCTGGACATGGTCCAGCTACGACTATCGCTCACGAAAAGACCTTTAATCCCTTTTTCTAA
- a CDS encoding YSIRK-type signal peptide-containing protein: MKSKQQDFRTEKYIRYGIRKYSLGVASVAISAGLMFLGNGAVSAMELQGADTTLVSTSTLNTESSTETKTPENSIKKEKEVALKTVDKTDLVKKITELEEKVKTAKNIDDLVLTSAKELLDSAKSVISKEIVEQEEVDTELAKIKELITVFAESVEVGKITESTEKVEETKEAKETKEAEETVKPVQEDKKVLEQVTSEAEVTNVLATEAVRKNKLEGENKAAIEAAIANNKEVIAETKKVLANDALTAKQINDQLSRLNDSILAVYNDLKKAGIGKDGNFGVALAAQDFYAEEGSNTTHASETNAANHTGKDTYTIPVQEIKLITGTDATGLEIEVYSNQRVGNDTNAGNGMHTEQGGKTGHNNKGRVDYPLTPDAAKKLAEEAPLWRNKLRADGSRISNAATSIYSANGGYEYLATEIYGYGYEQGVDRVYIKGLKDRIAVSENAKQAGWSLTSVTPTNLVPGLTYDSETDTIQGKVIADIENGVYDLRFNITATNTDGRTVTFQIQNLRAGWVGWQDSTPPKIKSDSERYDRIVGDDANVNIQFYDESGASAIPANSRGTYNYTTVEGKVVRVPQRFSKSVTGVSGYNTIGEALDDSKVLIPGTKYSVANSTSEEQAADRTNMGRGIISGKLTEAGIYTVSVFAKDYDKLANNNVWNQSGQEAHATVTLVVKPKVEVQNVETYSTVVPVKISKGASSAKITMPDGTVTNLKAVNGKWLVDSGSTNTAVSENQELGIVDSDTVFNIPVTSEATAKVGVDNIKVEASVENVKGTFLREQVELNGTDGQKHTATFNKATGHWELPGDYAESKTLNGDGTTRWTKRQVYTEAQQDGSMKFYIYEYIRQLDSTGKVTSVETPTRPETIYVSKNTNQVGDGMSVTVTYDKHSNTWASSDGTEVTATKLGNDSWEVHTKSGFGGIIRGTIATNTDVATVVNTKPTATSQDYTSTKGTAVDLRNEAKAAVSISDSEDTKYGKTTYITRITVTSPSGVQKVFDTKQDANNYNIASGYSLNEVGVYTVKIDVIDSNGNYTTEATIGGTESGVDHGVDSSTATTTYHITVTDTIEGHNVTSTDVQGATQKETPTFTSVGDGSPVKPSASSPAKLVDPKTGGFVDTLTIDGQGTYSIDNETGEVTFVPLKTFTGTATPVTVSLTAKLGKDANDTDITATATATYTPTVIPVKPTSTDAESEGPKGQTQHGTPTFTGGKVTVNGVEKTVEIDENVKPTFDDGTTKKVVPGEGTYTIDENGVVTFTPEKDFVGKASGVTVKRVDKNGTEITAKYTPTVRPITSFVDTKGNTLIPSEDGEQPKKDIPGYRFVETKKLPNGDTEHVYEKVKTAPQQKPTEQSPATKATKELPNTGTEDYVALAALGVLGLMSGFGLVSRKKKED, translated from the coding sequence ATGAAGAGTAAGCAACAGGATTTTAGAACGGAGAAATACATTCGATACGGGATTCGAAAGTATAGTTTAGGAGTAGCATCAGTAGCAATTTCAGCAGGTTTGATGTTTTTGGGCAATGGAGCAGTATCAGCGATGGAACTTCAAGGAGCAGATACTACGCTTGTTTCAACATCGACATTGAATACGGAATCTTCTACGGAAACAAAAACACCTGAAAATTCGATAAAAAAAGAAAAAGAAGTTGCCCTTAAGACGGTTGATAAAACGGATTTAGTTAAAAAAATTACAGAACTTGAAGAGAAAGTAAAAACAGCAAAGAATATAGATGACTTGGTACTAACATCTGCTAAAGAACTATTAGATTCTGCGAAATCTGTCATCTCAAAAGAGATAGTTGAGCAAGAGGAAGTGGATACTGAACTTGCTAAGATTAAAGAGTTAATTACGGTATTTGCTGAGTCTGTCGAAGTTGGGAAAATAACGGAATCTACAGAAAAAGTAGAAGAAACAAAAGAAGCAAAAGAAACAAAAGAAGCAGAAGAAACTGTCAAACCAGTCCAAGAAGATAAAAAAGTCTTAGAACAAGTTACTTCTGAAGCTGAGGTAACCAATGTTTTAGCAACTGAAGCAGTCCGGAAAAATAAGCTTGAGGGTGAAAACAAAGCGGCAATTGAGGCGGCGATAGCTAATAATAAGGAAGTTATTGCAGAAACTAAAAAAGTTCTAGCGAATGATGCCCTTACAGCTAAACAAATCAATGATCAATTGTCACGCTTAAATGATTCCATTCTTGCTGTCTACAATGATTTGAAGAAAGCAGGAATCGGAAAAGATGGAAACTTTGGAGTCGCTTTGGCTGCTCAAGATTTCTATGCCGAAGAGGGTTCTAATACAACTCATGCATCGGAAACAAACGCTGCAAATCATACTGGTAAAGATACCTATACAATTCCAGTACAAGAAATTAAATTAATTACGGGTACTGATGCTACAGGTCTAGAGATTGAAGTCTATTCTAATCAGCGAGTTGGCAATGATACAAATGCTGGAAATGGGATGCATACAGAACAAGGTGGAAAGACTGGTCATAACAACAAAGGACGTGTAGACTATCCATTAACTCCTGATGCCGCTAAAAAATTAGCAGAAGAAGCACCTCTTTGGAGAAACAAACTTCGTGCGGATGGGTCAAGAATTTCAAACGCTGCGACGTCAATATACTCTGCTAACGGTGGTTATGAATACCTAGCTACAGAAATTTATGGCTATGGGTATGAACAAGGAGTTGACAGAGTTTATATTAAAGGCTTGAAAGATCGTATCGCTGTTTCTGAAAATGCCAAGCAAGCTGGTTGGAGTTTAACTTCTGTAACCCCAACTAACCTTGTGCCGGGATTGACATACGATTCAGAAACAGACACAATTCAAGGAAAAGTTATAGCGGATATTGAAAATGGAGTTTATGATTTACGATTTAATATTACTGCGACCAATACAGACGGTCGTACGGTAACTTTCCAAATTCAGAATCTTCGTGCTGGTTGGGTCGGATGGCAAGATAGTACGCCTCCTAAAATAAAATCAGATTCTGAGCGTTATGATCGTATTGTTGGTGACGATGCTAATGTAAATATTCAATTCTATGATGAGTCAGGTGCAAGTGCAATACCAGCAAATAGTCGAGGAACTTATAACTATACGACGGTTGAAGGCAAAGTTGTAAGAGTACCTCAAAGATTCTCTAAATCAGTAACAGGAGTTTCGGGATATAATACTATTGGTGAAGCATTAGATGATTCCAAAGTATTAATTCCAGGAACTAAATATAGTGTTGCGAATAGTACTTCTGAAGAGCAAGCTGCTGATCGAACGAATATGGGGAGAGGAATCATTTCTGGAAAATTAACTGAAGCAGGAATTTACACAGTCTCCGTATTTGCAAAAGATTATGATAAGTTGGCTAATAATAATGTCTGGAACCAATCTGGACAAGAAGCACATGCTACCGTAACATTAGTTGTGAAACCAAAGGTTGAGGTTCAAAACGTTGAGACTTACTCAACGGTTGTACCAGTTAAAATTTCTAAAGGTGCATCAAGTGCTAAGATAACAATGCCGGATGGTACTGTAACCAATCTAAAAGCAGTTAATGGCAAATGGCTCGTAGATAGTGGTTCAACCAACACAGCTGTTTCTGAAAATCAAGAATTAGGTATTGTAGATTCAGATACAGTCTTTAATATTCCTGTGACATCAGAGGCGACTGCCAAAGTTGGTGTGGACAATATTAAAGTGGAAGCATCTGTTGAAAATGTGAAGGGAACTTTCTTACGTGAACAAGTTGAGTTAAATGGAACAGATGGGCAAAAACATACTGCGACTTTTAATAAGGCTACCGGACACTGGGAGTTACCTGGCGACTATGCTGAAAGTAAAACACTGAATGGTGATGGTACGACAAGATGGACTAAACGTCAAGTGTACACAGAAGCTCAACAAGACGGTAGTATGAAATTTTATATCTATGAGTACATTCGACAGCTTGATAGCACTGGGAAAGTGACAAGTGTAGAAACTCCAACTCGCCCAGAAACGATTTATGTTTCTAAGAACACTAATCAAGTAGGTGATGGAATGTCAGTAACTGTCACTTATGACAAACATTCAAATACCTGGGCGTCATCTGATGGAACGGAAGTGACTGCTACTAAGCTTGGAAATGACTCTTGGGAAGTTCATACTAAGTCAGGATTTGGTGGTATTATTAGAGGAACGATTGCAACAAATACTGATGTGGCAACTGTAGTAAATACAAAACCAACAGCAACTTCACAAGATTATACTTCAACAAAAGGTACAGCTGTTGACCTTCGTAATGAAGCAAAAGCTGCAGTAAGCATCTCAGACTCTGAAGATACGAAATATGGAAAAACTACCTATATCACTAGAATCACAGTAACTTCGCCTTCAGGAGTTCAAAAAGTATTTGATACTAAACAAGATGCAAATAACTACAATATTGCTAGTGGATATAGCTTAAATGAAGTAGGAGTATATACTGTTAAGATTGATGTTATTGATAGTAATGGAAATTACACTACTGAAGCAACAATCGGTGGAACTGAGTCGGGAGTTGATCATGGAGTTGATTCATCAACTGCTACAACAACCTACCATATTACAGTAACTGATACGATTGAAGGACATAATGTGACTTCGACTGATGTTCAAGGTGCTACTCAAAAAGAAACTCCAACCTTTACATCAGTTGGAGATGGATCACCAGTAAAACCAAGTGCTTCTTCACCTGCTAAGTTAGTAGATCCAAAAACAGGTGGATTTGTTGATACTCTAACAATTGATGGTCAGGGTACCTACTCAATTGATAATGAAACAGGCGAAGTAACTTTTGTTCCATTGAAGACATTTACCGGTACAGCTACACCTGTCACAGTTTCACTTACTGCAAAATTAGGAAAAGATGCTAATGATACTGATATTACAGCAACTGCTACAGCAACGTATACTCCAACTGTAATACCTGTTAAACCAACTTCTACAGATGCTGAATCCGAAGGTCCAAAAGGACAAACACAACACGGTACACCAACTTTTACAGGTGGTAAAGTTACAGTAAATGGTGTGGAGAAAACTGTAGAAATTGATGAAAATGTCAAACCAACCTTTGATGATGGGACAACTAAGAAAGTCGTTCCGGGAGAAGGAACTTATACCATTGATGAAAATGGTGTGGTAACTTTCACACCAGAAAAAGACTTTGTTGGGAAGGCTTCAGGAGTTACAGTCAAACGAGTTGATAAGAACGGAACAGAAATAACTGCAAAATACACTCCAACTGTACGTCCAATTACTTCATTTGTAGATACTAAGGGGAATACATTAATTCCAAGCGAAGACGGCGAACAACCTAAGAAAGATATTCCAGGTTACCGCTTCGTAGAGACTAAGAAACTTCCAAACGGCGACACAGAACACGTTTATGAGAAGGTTAAGACTGCCCCTCAACAAAAACCGACTGAGCAATCTCCAGCTACTAAAGCAACCAAAGAATTACCTAATACTGGTACGGAAGATTATGTAGCTTTGGCAGCTCTAGGAGTTCTTGGTTTGATGAGCGGATTTGGACTTGTGTCTCGTAAGAAAAAAGAAGACTAA